From one Luteolibacter sp. SL250 genomic stretch:
- a CDS encoding FAD-dependent oxidoreductase: MKAHSPFDAVATFWKSLTLAALAASLSAARADELLIDAESFPNLGGWVVDQQSMDQMGSPYLMAHGLGEPVADARTTFRINKGGKHRVWVRTRDWVGKWKTDEFEGPMKATGSPGIFNLVVNDRPLEILFGEKGAEWHWQDGGTIELAAGEHHLALRDLTGFNGRCDAIFLSDDTGIVPGASLAEIQALRVRLLPQQQVVEEKEGYDLVVVGGGMAGICSAVSAARYGCKVALIHDRPILGGNNSSEVRVGLSGLIRKKPYPELGNLVEQLGPVGHWNLWEANRQPELEYSKEILAVIKQHPEKKEHNAGEASNYQDDKKLRYVLAEKNITLFLESRANAVEMKDGKITSVLAQHTRSGQKVKVAGRIFADCTGDGNLGHLAKADYRIGRESKAHTDEELAPSVEDDLVMGTSVQWNTRVEESASAFPKVTWGLGFTEKTCVETFRGDWDWETGANLNNATQMEEIRDYALRVVFGNWSVLKNSADPARQKKFANRKLNWVAYIGGKRESRRLMGEFVLRQQDIVGAIPYPDASVTTTWTIDLHYPEKPLCACDAFQSKAHHLNIKPYPIPYRCFYSRNVPNLMMAGRNISVTHVALGTVRVMRTTGMMGEVVGMANAIMKEHQCLPKDVYTDHLPQLKQLMTEGVPGAPRLK, translated from the coding sequence ATGAAAGCCCATTCACCTTTCGATGCCGTTGCCACTTTCTGGAAATCCCTCACCCTCGCCGCGCTCGCGGCGTCCCTCTCGGCCGCACGCGCCGATGAGCTGCTGATCGATGCGGAGAGCTTCCCCAACCTGGGCGGCTGGGTGGTGGACCAGCAGTCGATGGACCAGATGGGTTCGCCCTACCTCATGGCCCACGGTCTGGGGGAACCGGTCGCGGATGCCAGGACCACCTTCCGCATCAACAAGGGCGGGAAACACCGCGTGTGGGTGCGCACCCGCGACTGGGTGGGGAAATGGAAGACGGATGAGTTCGAAGGGCCGATGAAGGCCACCGGATCACCGGGTATTTTCAACCTCGTCGTGAACGACCGTCCGCTCGAGATCCTCTTCGGCGAGAAAGGCGCGGAGTGGCACTGGCAGGACGGCGGGACCATCGAGCTGGCCGCCGGGGAGCACCACCTCGCGCTGCGTGACCTGACCGGCTTCAACGGACGTTGCGACGCCATCTTCCTCAGCGATGACACCGGCATCGTGCCCGGCGCATCACTCGCGGAGATCCAGGCGCTGCGCGTGCGTCTGCTGCCACAGCAGCAGGTGGTGGAGGAAAAGGAAGGCTATGATCTGGTGGTGGTCGGCGGCGGCATGGCGGGCATCTGCTCCGCCGTCAGCGCGGCCCGCTACGGCTGCAAGGTGGCCCTGATCCATGACCGCCCCATCCTGGGCGGCAACAACAGCTCGGAAGTGCGCGTCGGCCTTTCCGGACTGATCCGCAAGAAACCCTACCCGGAGCTGGGGAACCTGGTCGAGCAACTGGGACCCGTCGGCCACTGGAACCTCTGGGAGGCCAACCGGCAGCCGGAGCTGGAATACAGCAAGGAGATCCTCGCGGTCATCAAGCAGCACCCCGAGAAGAAGGAGCACAACGCCGGGGAAGCCTCGAACTACCAGGATGACAAGAAGCTCCGGTACGTCCTCGCGGAAAAGAACATCACCCTGTTCCTGGAATCCCGCGCCAACGCGGTGGAGATGAAGGACGGCAAAATCACCTCCGTGCTGGCGCAGCACACCCGCAGCGGACAGAAGGTGAAGGTCGCCGGCAGGATCTTCGCCGACTGCACCGGTGACGGAAACCTCGGCCACCTCGCTAAGGCGGACTACCGCATCGGCCGCGAGTCGAAGGCGCACACCGACGAGGAGCTGGCCCCATCCGTGGAGGATGATCTGGTGATGGGCACCTCCGTCCAGTGGAACACCCGCGTGGAGGAAAGTGCCTCCGCTTTCCCGAAAGTCACCTGGGGCCTCGGCTTCACCGAGAAAACCTGCGTGGAAACCTTCCGCGGCGACTGGGACTGGGAAACCGGGGCCAACCTGAACAACGCGACGCAGATGGAGGAGATCCGCGACTACGCGCTGCGGGTCGTCTTCGGCAACTGGAGCGTGCTGAAAAACAGCGCCGACCCCGCGCGGCAGAAAAAATTCGCCAACAGGAAGCTCAACTGGGTCGCCTACATCGGCGGCAAGCGGGAGTCGCGCAGACTGATGGGTGAGTTCGTCCTCAGGCAGCAGGACATCGTCGGAGCCATCCCCTACCCGGATGCCTCCGTGACCACCACATGGACCATCGATCTGCACTACCCGGAAAAGCCGCTGTGCGCGTGCGATGCCTTCCAGTCGAAAGCCCACCACCTCAACATCAAGCCCTACCCCATCCCCTACCGCTGCTTCTATTCGCGGAATGTCCCGAACCTGATGATGGCCGGGCGCAACATCAGCGTCACCCACGTGGCGCTGGGCACCGTGCGCGTCATGCGGACCACCGGCATGATGGGCGAAGTCGTCGGCATGGCAAATGCCATCATGAAGGAGCACCAGTGCCTGCCGAAGGACGTCTATACCGATCATCTGCCGCAGTTGAAGCAGCTCATGACGGAAGGCGTCCCCGGGGCGCCGAGGTTGAAGTGA
- a CDS encoding DUF4838 domain-containing protein yields MTKERTAMRGWRRWGITAVVAMAALLAAGRGGADEVKPGGLQLAVDGKPAVVIGYGAADGPVSRHAAKELSDHLAGVVGAEFRLVDAAEVGKDQPAILVGAAADGLLSELGVDRGSLGEDGVVIRTHGNRLLVSGGGPRGVLYAAYVFLEEHIGFEWFTSDAGFVPKKKDLSVPALDVRYRPPLMYRDPFFRDYVDHPEFAVKRKRNGRVIGYKPIPQELGGDVEIIGFVHTFHRLIPPDRYFANHPEWFSEIDGKRTAENSQLCLSNPELRKEAAARTVAMVREHPESRIISVSQNDNIRKCGCTACGEIEAKLGGPSGLMLDFVNGIAAEVAKVRPEMFVETLAYQYTRAAPKGIVPADNVMIRLCPIEADSSHELDSPRNEAFMTDMRAWAAISKQLFIWDYAVDFLDAVRLHPNVHPLSENIPLFVKMGAAGVFEQGYESTHQFTDFIALKGWLSSQLLWDPERDAEALIQRFLSGYYGPAAPHLDEYLRLLDRTVRAKGTVPGYGDPDLSGFDGAVLAEAGACFAKALDAVRTEPEFHRRVRIEELAYRYLKILRYLDGILAAGGEEIFPSAEDAAAECDAFLRDAVELGIDPAWRMTPTLSLRQLMGLRRNECLPPTGTAPEECKGLERKDWVDVQEVLMNLHDPEGEFTSLVDDAAASNGRAVRLKLGTAKWLVQARPPLRKRTRTLDAHLVVRVDGPAAEGVAFRCGIYDSRNNRMVVEKSVSFADLAGGGYRTIHLGEHILGPEHSFWLAPTGKADPATAIHVDRIFMIGRP; encoded by the coding sequence ATGACGAAGGAACGGACGGCCATGCGCGGGTGGCGGAGATGGGGCATCACGGCGGTGGTGGCCATGGCGGCATTGCTGGCGGCGGGGCGGGGTGGTGCGGATGAGGTGAAGCCCGGCGGGCTACAGTTGGCGGTGGATGGGAAGCCTGCCGTGGTGATCGGCTATGGGGCGGCGGATGGGCCGGTCAGCCGCCATGCGGCGAAGGAGCTGTCGGATCACCTGGCAGGTGTGGTGGGTGCGGAGTTCCGGCTGGTGGATGCGGCGGAGGTGGGCAAGGACCAGCCCGCGATCCTGGTGGGCGCGGCGGCGGATGGACTGCTGTCGGAGCTGGGTGTGGACCGTGGCAGCCTGGGCGAGGATGGCGTGGTGATCCGCACGCATGGCAACCGCCTGCTGGTGTCAGGAGGAGGGCCGCGCGGCGTCCTGTATGCGGCCTATGTTTTTCTGGAGGAGCACATCGGCTTCGAGTGGTTCACGTCGGACGCCGGTTTCGTTCCGAAGAAAAAGGATCTGTCCGTGCCTGCGCTGGATGTCCGCTACCGTCCGCCGCTGATGTACCGGGATCCGTTTTTCCGTGACTACGTGGACCATCCGGAGTTCGCGGTGAAGCGGAAGCGCAACGGACGGGTCATCGGCTACAAACCCATCCCGCAGGAACTGGGCGGGGATGTGGAGATTATCGGCTTCGTCCACACGTTCCACCGGCTGATCCCGCCGGACAGGTATTTCGCCAACCATCCGGAATGGTTCAGCGAGATCGACGGCAAGCGAACGGCGGAGAACTCCCAGCTCTGCCTCAGCAATCCGGAGCTGCGGAAGGAAGCCGCCGCGCGGACGGTGGCGATGGTCCGGGAGCATCCGGAATCCCGCATCATCTCCGTGAGCCAGAACGACAACATCCGGAAATGCGGATGCACCGCCTGCGGGGAGATCGAGGCGAAGCTGGGCGGGCCGTCCGGGCTGATGCTCGACTTCGTCAACGGCATCGCCGCGGAGGTGGCGAAGGTGAGGCCGGAGATGTTCGTGGAGACGCTGGCCTACCAGTACACGCGGGCCGCGCCGAAGGGCATCGTCCCGGCGGACAATGTGATGATCCGCCTGTGCCCGATCGAGGCGGACAGCAGCCATGAGCTGGACTCGCCGCGGAACGAGGCGTTCATGACGGACATGAGGGCGTGGGCGGCGATCTCGAAGCAACTGTTCATCTGGGACTACGCGGTCGATTTCCTCGATGCGGTGCGCCTGCATCCGAATGTCCATCCGTTGTCGGAGAACATCCCGCTTTTCGTCAAGATGGGCGCGGCGGGTGTGTTCGAGCAGGGCTATGAAAGCACGCACCAGTTCACGGATTTCATCGCGCTGAAAGGCTGGCTCTCCTCCCAGTTGCTGTGGGACCCGGAGCGGGATGCGGAGGCGCTGATCCAGCGGTTCCTCTCCGGCTACTACGGACCTGCCGCGCCGCATCTGGATGAATACCTGCGGTTGCTCGACCGGACGGTGCGCGCCAAGGGGACGGTGCCGGGGTATGGTGATCCGGATCTCTCCGGGTTCGATGGCGCGGTGCTGGCGGAGGCCGGGGCGTGTTTCGCGAAGGCGCTGGACGCCGTCAGGACGGAGCCGGAGTTCCACCGGCGGGTGAGGATCGAGGAGCTGGCCTACCGGTATCTGAAGATCCTCCGCTACCTGGATGGGATCCTGGCCGCGGGTGGGGAGGAAATTTTCCCCTCCGCGGAGGATGCGGCGGCGGAGTGTGATGCCTTCCTGCGGGACGCGGTGGAGCTTGGCATCGACCCGGCGTGGCGGATGACACCGACGCTGAGCCTGCGGCAGTTGATGGGCCTGCGGAGGAATGAGTGCCTGCCACCGACCGGCACCGCTCCGGAGGAGTGCAAGGGGCTGGAGCGGAAGGATTGGGTGGATGTCCAGGAGGTGCTGATGAACCTCCACGACCCGGAGGGTGAATTCACCTCGCTGGTCGATGATGCAGCCGCGTCGAACGGACGCGCGGTGAGGCTGAAGCTGGGCACCGCAAAGTGGCTGGTGCAGGCGAGGCCTCCACTGCGCAAGCGGACGAGAACGCTCGACGCCCATCTCGTGGTGCGCGTCGATGGGCCGGCAGCGGAGGGAGTGGCCTTCCGCTGCGGGATCTACGACAGCCGGAACAACCGGATGGTCGTGGAGAAGTCCGTGTCCTTCGCCGACCTCGCGGGAGGCGGCTACCGCACGATCCATCTCGGCGAGCATATCCTGGGACCGGAGCATTCATTCTGGCTGGCACCCACGGGCAAGGCGGACCCGGCCACCGCCATCCACGTGGACCGGATCTTCATGATCGGCAGGCCATAA
- a CDS encoding TonB-dependent siderophore receptor, which produces MKHRASSIGRFTLLAAISSAVLPLSATAAPQKPPTDDEAQDSGSLPELEITAQKVATHTTTGTRTQTPIISTPQSISAITRAELDARGVQRLTEAVSYTAGVLAADQGMDSRWDGLRIRGYSAGSDTSNFYLDGLRGPSGGQWTKGQFDTFGLERVEVVKGPSGVSYGLVTPGGLINAVSKRPTDDPFGSAGLQYGSHDTIQGTFDTSGGLGMEGLRYRIAGLYRDGNSEVDHTELSRFFIAPSLTWDITDRTSLTILTQYQKDEGGATFQFLPTVGTLTRGPFGYLDNSTFLGEPDWNVYDREQFAIGYQFQHQFNDHLTFRQNLRYTHVDNLYHAMVGGTGSTPTTFGRRAIVGDGISDGLAVDTLLEAKFETGPVQHTLVGGVDYVYSDWSHLRLVNSSAAAVGPPINIYDPVYTPGIDQTLKASTAWAGPDVDATESQLGIYLQEQAVFGPLHATLGIRHDWHRVDYDQANLTGSDHEGNGIEGAPTKFKVTPSATTWRGGLLYLFDNGLAPYVSYTTSFEAAPYSNLDLAGDPLREPVESEQYEIGLKYQPWEKALFTASLFQLTEENGEVQVQAGPPRYAQVGESETRGFEFEGRMEMAEGLDLIATYTYLDTEITRSSALLAAQAGNDLPGVPEHLASLWLTYTFQQTFLEGLSVGGGVRYVGSSYGDAANSIEIPHYMLFDAAINYDLGRASSALEGMSVRLSATNLADKRYVATATGNTSAFYGSGRFVNLGLNYRW; this is translated from the coding sequence ATGAAACACCGAGCATCCTCCATCGGAAGATTCACCCTCCTCGCCGCGATCAGTTCGGCGGTCCTGCCGCTCTCCGCGACCGCCGCCCCTCAGAAGCCCCCCACTGACGACGAAGCCCAGGACTCCGGGAGCCTCCCGGAGCTGGAGATCACCGCACAGAAAGTTGCCACTCATACCACGACCGGCACAAGGACCCAGACCCCCATCATTTCCACCCCGCAGTCCATTTCCGCGATCACCCGGGCGGAATTGGACGCCCGCGGCGTGCAGCGCCTGACAGAAGCCGTTTCCTACACCGCAGGTGTGCTGGCGGCGGATCAGGGGATGGACAGCCGCTGGGATGGCCTGCGAATCCGGGGCTACAGCGCGGGCAGTGATACCAGCAACTTCTATCTGGACGGACTGCGTGGCCCGAGTGGCGGACAGTGGACGAAGGGGCAATTCGACACCTTCGGGTTGGAACGGGTGGAGGTCGTGAAAGGTCCATCCGGAGTTTCCTACGGCCTCGTCACACCGGGCGGTCTGATCAATGCGGTGAGCAAGCGCCCGACCGACGATCCATTCGGTTCCGCCGGCCTCCAGTATGGCAGCCACGATACGATCCAGGGAACCTTCGACACCAGCGGCGGGCTCGGGATGGAGGGCCTCAGATACCGTATCGCAGGCCTTTACCGCGACGGAAACTCCGAAGTGGATCATACCGAATTGAGCCGCTTCTTCATCGCGCCCAGCCTCACGTGGGACATCACCGACCGCACATCGCTGACCATCCTGACGCAGTATCAGAAAGATGAAGGAGGGGCCACTTTCCAGTTCCTACCGACGGTCGGGACGCTGACCCGCGGTCCATTCGGCTACCTCGACAATTCGACCTTTCTTGGCGAGCCGGATTGGAATGTCTATGACCGCGAGCAATTCGCCATCGGCTACCAGTTCCAGCACCAGTTCAACGACCATCTGACGTTCCGCCAGAATCTCCGCTACACCCACGTGGACAACCTCTATCATGCCATGGTGGGTGGGACCGGCAGCACCCCCACCACGTTCGGCCGCCGGGCGATCGTAGGGGATGGAATTTCCGATGGACTCGCGGTCGATACCTTGTTGGAGGCGAAATTCGAAACCGGACCTGTCCAGCATACCTTGGTTGGTGGAGTGGATTACGTCTATTCGGACTGGAGCCACCTCCGGTTGGTCAACAGTTCGGCAGCCGCCGTCGGCCCTCCGATCAATATCTACGATCCGGTGTATACTCCTGGCATTGATCAAACCCTGAAGGCCAGCACCGCCTGGGCCGGGCCGGATGTGGACGCCACCGAAAGCCAGCTCGGGATCTACCTGCAGGAGCAGGCGGTTTTCGGTCCGTTGCACGCCACGCTCGGAATCCGCCATGACTGGCACCGGGTTGACTATGACCAGGCGAACCTGACGGGTTCGGACCACGAAGGGAATGGGATCGAGGGCGCACCCACAAAATTCAAAGTCACTCCGTCCGCGACAACATGGCGGGGCGGACTCCTCTATCTGTTCGACAACGGTCTCGCCCCGTACGTCAGCTACACCACCTCATTCGAGGCCGCGCCGTACAGCAACCTCGATCTCGCCGGCGATCCTCTCCGTGAACCGGTGGAATCCGAGCAATACGAGATCGGCTTGAAATACCAGCCATGGGAGAAGGCTCTCTTCACAGCCTCACTCTTCCAGTTGACCGAGGAAAATGGTGAGGTGCAGGTGCAGGCGGGACCTCCGCGCTACGCGCAGGTCGGTGAATCCGAGACCCGCGGATTCGAGTTCGAAGGACGCATGGAAATGGCCGAAGGTCTGGACCTGATCGCCACCTACACCTATCTCGATACTGAAATCACCAGGAGCAGCGCGCTGCTCGCCGCGCAGGCAGGAAATGATTTGCCCGGTGTGCCGGAACACCTTGCGTCCCTGTGGCTGACCTACACGTTCCAGCAGACCTTCCTGGAAGGGCTGAGCGTGGGCGGCGGGGTCCGCTACGTGGGAAGCAGCTATGGAGATGCCGCCAACAGCATCGAAATCCCGCATTACATGCTGTTCGATGCCGCCATCAACTACGATCTGGGCAGGGCATCGTCAGCCCTGGAGGGCATGTCCGTGCGTCTGAGCGCGACGAACCTCGCCGACAAACGCTACGTTGCCACCGCCACCGGAAACACGTCCGCGTTCTACGGCTCCGGCCGGTTCGTCAACCTCGGGCTGAACTATCGCTGGTGA
- a CDS encoding alpha/beta hydrolase-fold protein — MMRKLIHSLILFSIAMCQTHADDAAGQPKEGWTDVPIRIPARQLDIRSENTGRTHRIFIHVPSTPAPAEGFPVLYLLDGNVTYPLAALLQDGMVERAAAHGITPGIIVGIGYPSEDKISPAFRTEDYTPPAADLSATGDGSGHPQGGADRFLDFIEKELKPRLAADFHIDPKRQTLFGHSYGGLFTLHTLFTRPHAFQGYFAASPSIWWNQRHILTEKDAFLKAKDATTPAARLRLTVGSLEQTPSPAHQAGGRAGQVTDRRQVDNSRDLAKDLRTSGMDVEFLLLENENHGSARTGAVNQALRFAFAAPAR; from the coding sequence ATGATGCGGAAGCTCATTCATTCCCTCATTCTTTTCTCCATCGCGATGTGCCAGACACACGCGGATGATGCTGCCGGACAACCGAAGGAAGGCTGGACGGATGTCCCGATCCGCATCCCCGCGCGTCAACTGGACATCCGTTCGGAAAACACCGGACGCACCCACCGCATCTTCATCCACGTTCCCTCCACCCCCGCTCCGGCGGAGGGCTTCCCCGTCCTCTACCTGCTGGACGGAAACGTGACCTACCCGCTGGCCGCGCTGTTGCAGGACGGTATGGTGGAACGGGCCGCCGCTCATGGCATCACGCCCGGCATCATCGTCGGCATCGGCTATCCATCGGAGGATAAGATTTCGCCCGCCTTCCGCACGGAGGACTACACGCCGCCAGCCGCGGACCTGTCCGCCACGGGGGATGGCTCCGGCCACCCGCAGGGTGGAGCCGACCGCTTCCTGGATTTCATCGAAAAGGAACTCAAGCCCCGGCTCGCCGCGGACTTCCACATCGACCCGAAGCGGCAGACGCTTTTCGGCCACTCCTACGGCGGCCTCTTCACCCTGCACACGCTGTTCACCCGGCCGCACGCCTTCCAGGGTTACTTCGCGGCCAGCCCGTCCATCTGGTGGAACCAACGCCACATCCTGACGGAGAAGGATGCTTTCCTGAAAGCGAAGGACGCCACCACACCCGCCGCACGGCTGCGGCTCACCGTCGGATCGCTCGAGCAGACACCCTCCCCCGCCCACCAGGCGGGCGGTCGCGCGGGACAGGTCACCGACCGCCGTCAGGTGGACAACTCGCGGGATCTCGCCAAAGACCTCCGCACCTCCGGCATGGACGTGGAGTTCCTCCTGCTGGAGAACGAGAATCACGGCTCCGCCCGCACTGGCGCCGTCAACCAGGCGCTCCGCTTCGCCTTCGCCGCCCCGGCCCGTTGA
- a CDS encoding alpha/beta hydrolase-fold protein: protein MNFRILAAACSIAIAGPLHAADEKVTPYQLPGTSDRIIKSASGAEYRIMVSVPEGKAPAGGHPVTYLLDGDDLFPLVTSLLRLQAGTGKAAKHNGITPGIVVGIGYPDASRRDLDYTPQSPAGPPETYRDGRPYPARPGGGADGFFKFIQEELKPLIEKEHSIDTSRQTLMGNGYGGLFALHVLFTSPASFQTYVAASPSVWWNNGYILTEENAFTKSLSGKDLSAKLVLTVGDMEQSLSRVEISWPDADEREEHRLKVTRRRMVDNVREMAWRLEALAPEGLETDFRVFPGESHKSVIPLSLNHALPHIFPPSGK from the coding sequence ATGAACTTCCGCATCCTCGCCGCCGCCTGCTCCATCGCCATCGCCGGTCCGCTCCATGCGGCGGATGAGAAAGTGACGCCCTATCAGCTCCCCGGCACGTCTGACCGCATCATCAAGTCCGCCTCCGGAGCGGAATACCGCATCATGGTGTCCGTGCCGGAAGGCAAGGCCCCCGCAGGCGGCCACCCGGTGACCTACCTGCTGGATGGCGATGATCTCTTCCCGCTGGTCACCAGCCTGCTCCGCCTCCAGGCGGGTACCGGAAAGGCGGCGAAGCACAACGGCATCACGCCCGGCATCGTCGTTGGCATCGGCTACCCGGATGCGTCCCGGCGGGACCTGGACTACACGCCGCAGTCACCGGCAGGCCCTCCGGAAACCTACCGCGACGGCAGGCCCTACCCCGCCCGTCCCGGCGGCGGCGCGGATGGCTTCTTCAAGTTCATCCAGGAGGAACTCAAGCCGCTCATCGAAAAGGAACACTCCATCGACACCTCCCGCCAGACGCTCATGGGCAACGGCTACGGCGGCTTGTTCGCCCTGCATGTCCTTTTCACCAGCCCCGCGTCCTTCCAGACCTATGTCGCCGCCAGCCCGTCGGTCTGGTGGAACAACGGCTACATCCTCACCGAGGAGAACGCCTTCACCAAAAGCCTGTCAGGAAAGGATCTCTCCGCGAAGCTGGTGCTCACCGTCGGCGACATGGAGCAGTCCCTCTCCCGCGTGGAGATCTCATGGCCGGACGCGGATGAGCGTGAGGAACACCGGCTCAAGGTCACCCGCCGCAGGATGGTGGACAACGTGCGCGAAATGGCATGGCGGCTGGAGGCGCTGGCCCCGGAAGGACTGGAGACCGACTTCCGCGTCTTCCCCGGGGAAAGCCACAAGTCCGTCATCCCCCTCTCCCTCAACCACGCGCTTCCACATATCTTCCCGCCGTCCGGGAAGTGA